The Mucilaginibacter rubeus genomic interval TGATAAACCTAAATTAAGGGAAGCCCTAAACCTTTTTGCTTAATTATTAAACATTGATGTTACCCATTGTAAAGGCTATTGGCCCTTATAATGGGTTCTTTGTTTTACAGCCGCCTGTCTTGCTCTTTAATGGGTAAATCGTTGATGCTGGTATAACGTTTTTGCATCAGACCGTTTTCGTCAAATTCCCAGTTCTCGTTTCCATAAGCACGGAACCATTCACCTGCGGCATTGCGGTATTCATACTCAAAACGTACGGCTATGCGGTTATCTGTAAAGGCCCACAGCTCTTTTTTTAGTTTATAGTCGAGTTCTTTTTGCCATTTGCTGGTTAAAAATTCAACAACCTGTTCGCGGCCGTTTATAAATTCCGAACGGTTGCGCCATTCGGTGTTGATTGTATACGCTAAGGAAACCCTTGCCGGGTCTTGGCTGTTCCAGGCATCTTCGGCCAATTGCACTTTTTGAGTAGCAGTTTCAAAATTAAATGGGGGGAGTGGCAGCTTCTGTTCCATGATGGTAATAATCTAATTTGATACATCAAAGTTAAGATGAGGCTGCCTGGTTTTATGGTACTATTTACGGTTCCTTTGGTATTAAGTATTCTTTTTTTAAATTAGATAACGCTTCGCAATCAATTATTACCTGCTTAATCATGAAAGCCAAAACCACAACACCAGTCGCACTTGCAGATTCGGCAGGTGTAGATGTGTACATGAAAAAACTTGACCACCCGCTGAAGGATGTATTGGAGGCTTTAAGGAAAATTATCCTGAGCGCTGACAGCGGAATAGGTGAGCATATCAAATGGAACGCGCCGAGTTTTTTGTATACCGGCGAAATGAGGGCCTTTGATCCTAAGGAATATAAAAGGTATGTGATTGTTTCAAACGTGTTTCAGAAAGATTGTATCAGGCTGGTATTTCCTTCGGGAGCTAAGATCAACGATACATCCGGTTTACTTTCCGGTGATTACGCGGATGGCCGGAGACTGGCCTTTTTTCATGATATGGAAGAAGTCGCCGCGAAAGAGGAGGCTTTGAAAAACGCGGTAAAAACCTGGTTGGCGATATTGGATAAGTAGTAACATAGTCATGATCAAATTCATCCAGCATATCAAAGATCTTAATGTGGAAGCTGTTAAGGTCATGATTGGAAAAGATCCGCGGTGGCTTACCTGGGCGGAAGACAGTGGTAAAAACGCGCTTCATTATTTATGTGGTGTTGAAATTGCTAAACGCCCGGCAAACGCTGAAGATAGTTTAACTATTCTTAAAATGTTGCTTGCCAAAGGTATGGATATTAATGCGGTACACCGGATAAAAGAAGAATGTGGCTTTTTTCCTGCTACACCACTTTGGTACGCTTATACCCGGGGACGAAATGAACTATTATACAAGTATCTGTTGGCAAACGGTGCCGATCCGGAGCATTGTATGTATGCTATAACCTGGTACAATGATGTTGAAGCTGCTGATTTGTTTAAAAGCTATGGCGCGCAAACTGATAATGGTATTGGAAACGATACCCCGTTTATGGCTGCCTATAACTGGAAACGTTTTGAAATAGCCGAATGGTTTTTAAAGAATGGCGCTGATGTAAACTTTGCAGATAAGGATGGTAATACAACACTTTTTCATGCCGTGAAACGCAAGTACAAGCTTGACCAGATTGGGCTGTTGCTGAAATATGGCGCCGATTTTAATATAGAGAATAAGGATGGCCTCTCTGCTAAGAAATTGGCGCAGCAAAACAACCAGGCAGGGGTTTTGAAGTTGTTTCAGAAGAATAATTCATAAATGCGTCGCTACAAAAATTTACATCCAGGCGAGGCACCCCATCAATATCAGCACCAGTTTACTTACTTTACTTGGTAGCATATCAAAATGCTTTTTAAAAGCCGCAGTAAAATGATGCGCGTTTTTATAGCCCACAGTCTCGGCAACTTCGCTAACGCTGCACCCTTCTTTAAGTAATTTATGGGCGAGGCTCATCCGGCGTTCGGCCAGATAACCGAAAACAGTATGGCCAAATAGGGTTTTGAACCCCTTCTTCAGTTTAAAATCATTGAGACCTGTTTTGCGTGAAAGCTCCGCCAACGAACAGGGGTGTTTTAAATTTTGCTCTACTATATTTTTGGCTTCCAATAAACGCGTTTTGTCCGCATCGCTAAAAATAGGGTGTGTGGTTGTTTCCTCCGGCTGATGCAGGTTAATCAATAAATCCACTATGCCGGCTTCCAGCAGCAGGCGTTTTATATAAGGCGTTTGGTTATTGTCTAAAATATTTTTGCTGATAGATTGTGCCTTTGTCGTCAGATCTTTTTTTATCAGATGATCAGGATATTTTTTTGCATCTGCAGGCAAAGTTCCCTGGGCAGATAGCTTCTCTATAAATAATTCATCGATGCATATTGTCAGCATAGTGCTGTTGGCGTGAAGTAACATATTGACACTTAGGTTTGCCCCGCAGTAGGAAGAGCAATTGCCCTTGTTCGTTCTTATCAATGTGCTTCCGGTATCTGCCTCCAACTTACCATTCAGCGCAAAAAACAGGACCCTGCATAGTTTAGGATAATCCAGACTAATAGTGAATGATTGAGCAGAATGAAGAACACTGTACACCACACAGATACCATCAAACCAGTATTCATCTACTTTAATCCCGCCATCGGTAAGCGCTATCTCATGATGCCTCTTTGCCAGACATGACGCGGCGACAAAACCCTCCGGATAATTTAATTGAAGGCGGTTTGTTTGTGAAGCAGGAGTAAGGGTTATGTGCATAAAATCCGTTTAGCGTTGTTTTCAATCCGTTTGGCGTTAACCAAACTTGGTAGCTATGCCACAAATTTGCATCATTATTTTTAATTAGTCTAAATAAATGAAAAATATTCTTCCTTTGGTACTTGTATTGTCTACTTCAACTGCTGCCTTTGCGCAGCGCGACACAACAAGGAAGGATAGCACCAAACAACTGAAAGAGGTAGTAGTAACCGGGACCCGTACCGCGAAAAGTTTGCAACAGGTACCTATCCCTATAACCCGCATCACATCTGAAGAAATAAAAAACCGGGGACTGGTACGCCTGAACGAGGTTTTATCGGAACAAACCGGCATCAATATTTTAGATGATCCGCATGGGCAGGGCATCCAGATTCAGGGATTTGATCCGGCTTATACCCTCATCCTGATAGATGGCCTGCCGCTTATCGGTCGCAGCACCGGTATCCTGGAGCTATCAAGGATTACTACTAACAATATCGACAGAATAGAGATAGTTAAAGGCCCTACATCTTCCCTTTACGGCTCGGAGGCAATGGCCGGCGTAGTGAACATCATTACTGCCGAGCCTGCCAAAGGCTTTTCGGGTGGCGTAGCCGGGCGATATGGCACCAATAAAAATGCTGATATCTCCCTGAACTCATCATACAGAACAGACAAATTCTACATCAGCGGTTTTGCCAACCGGAACAGCAGTGGCGGCTATAGTTTACAGCCTTCATCAGGCATACCAACGGTTTCGCCTTTTCATGGGTATACGCTTAATGGTAAAACCGCTTATCGTTTTGATGATAACACCAGTCTGAAGCTATCTGTAAGGTATTTTACCAATGATCAGGACAGCCGTTTTTCGGTTGATGATAACCGTTTTGCATCCGGCAAAGGCACCGAGAAGGATTTTAATTTGGCGCCGGTGCTTACCCATCGTTTCAGTAAAAAAGATGTTTCGGTATTGCAGCTTTACCGCTCGGTTTATAAAACCAATTCCGACATCAGATACGAGGATAATAATGATATCTACGATCAAACCTATTTTACCCAGACCTTTAATCGTGCCGAGATTCAGAATGATTATGCCCTTCAGGATAATCTGAAACTGACGGCAGGTATTGGTGGCCAGTATGAAACTGTTGAGGCCACCCGCTACACCAAACAACAATCTTTTACATCGGGCTACGGCTACTTTCAGGCAGATTGGATCCCGGTAAAAAAGCTTGACATTATAGCCGGTGGCAGGTTTGACGCGCACAGCGTTTATAAATCGCAGTTTAGCCCTAAGCTGGCAGCAAGTTACGCGCTTAGCGATAAGCTGACCATATTGGGTTCGGCGGGGAAAGGTTACAAAGCGCCCGATTTCAGGCAGCTCTATCTCAACTTTACTAATGCCGAGGTTGGCTACAGTGTATTCGGTTATGAAGAAGCGCAAGCCGGTATAGCCCGTTTGCAACAGGA includes:
- a CDS encoding DUF1801 domain-containing protein, whose product is MKAKTTTPVALADSAGVDVYMKKLDHPLKDVLEALRKIILSADSGIGEHIKWNAPSFLYTGEMRAFDPKEYKRYVIVSNVFQKDCIRLVFPSGAKINDTSGLLSGDYADGRRLAFFHDMEEVAAKEEALKNAVKTWLAILDK
- a CDS encoding TonB-dependent receptor plug domain-containing protein, giving the protein MKNILPLVLVLSTSTAAFAQRDTTRKDSTKQLKEVVVTGTRTAKSLQQVPIPITRITSEEIKNRGLVRLNEVLSEQTGINILDDPHGQGIQIQGFDPAYTLILIDGLPLIGRSTGILELSRITTNNIDRIEIVKGPTSSLYGSEAMAGVVNIITAEPAKGFSGGVAGRYGTNKNADISLNSSYRTDKFYISGFANRNSSGGYSLQPSSGIPTVSPFHGYTLNGKTAYRFDDNTSLKLSVRYFTNDQDSRFSVDDNRFASGKGTEKDFNLAPVLTHRFSKKDVSVLQLYRSVYKTNSDIRYEDNNDIYDQTYFTQTFNRAEIQNDYALQDNLKLTAGIGGQYETVEATRYTKQQSFTSGYGYFQADWIPVKKLDIIAGGRFDAHSVYKSQFSPKLAASYALSDKLTILGSAGKGYKAPDFRQLYLNFTNAEVGYSVFGYEEAQAGIARLQQEGQIETVLIDPSTLKRLNAESSTAFNFGFRYKPVTKLYWTANLFRNNISNLIETAAIALKTNGQSVFSYFNLNKVYTQGLETDVTYQLFRPLQIGGGFQYLEAYDQDVLDQIKAGKVFTKDPETNLTKALKRSDYGGLLGRSKYTYNIRLNYNEEKTGINTSVRAIYRGRYGYKDSDGNGIVNRADEYTNGYMLVNASVSKLFMNNALRLQITAQNLFNHKDPQVILNLPGRLIYAGVAYNFNKQ
- a CDS encoding helix-turn-helix transcriptional regulator is translated as MHITLTPASQTNRLQLNYPEGFVAASCLAKRHHEIALTDGGIKVDEYWFDGICVVYSVLHSAQSFTISLDYPKLCRVLFFALNGKLEADTGSTLIRTNKGNCSSYCGANLSVNMLLHANSTMLTICIDELFIEKLSAQGTLPADAKKYPDHLIKKDLTTKAQSISKNILDNNQTPYIKRLLLEAGIVDLLINLHQPEETTTHPIFSDADKTRLLEAKNIVEQNLKHPCSLAELSRKTGLNDFKLKKGFKTLFGHTVFGYLAERRMSLAHKLLKEGCSVSEVAETVGYKNAHHFTAAFKKHFDMLPSKVSKLVLILMGCLAWM
- a CDS encoding ankyrin repeat domain-containing protein; this encodes MIKFIQHIKDLNVEAVKVMIGKDPRWLTWAEDSGKNALHYLCGVEIAKRPANAEDSLTILKMLLAKGMDINAVHRIKEECGFFPATPLWYAYTRGRNELLYKYLLANGADPEHCMYAITWYNDVEAADLFKSYGAQTDNGIGNDTPFMAAYNWKRFEIAEWFLKNGADVNFADKDGNTTLFHAVKRKYKLDQIGLLLKYGADFNIENKDGLSAKKLAQQNNQAGVLKLFQKNNS
- a CDS encoding DUF1348 family protein, which produces MEQKLPLPPFNFETATQKVQLAEDAWNSQDPARVSLAYTINTEWRNRSEFINGREQVVEFLTSKWQKELDYKLKKELWAFTDNRIAVRFEYEYRNAAGEWFRAYGNENWEFDENGLMQKRYTSINDLPIKEQDRRL